Proteins encoded by one window of Vidua chalybeata isolate OUT-0048 chromosome 8, bVidCha1 merged haplotype, whole genome shotgun sequence:
- the FBXL15 gene encoding F-box/LRR-repeat protein 15 isoform X2, with protein sequence MMSVTPTRGCLLDLPWEDILVPHILCHLPLQQLLSLQRVSKSFQSLIQLYLANMRCFDSSQIGPAIPRAAFVNLLKDNEVLQQLALQNCSDWLTDQELLPVIGQNHHLHQIQLKGCAQLSRHALVAISLSCPNLRQLSLAHCEWVDSLSLRSLADHCKALEAVDLTACRQLKDEAICYLVQKCGRLKSLSLAVNANVGDMAVEETAKCCPELEHLDLTGCLRVKNDSIRVLAEYCPKLRSLKVKHCHNVAESSLSILRSRGVELDVEPPLQRALVLLQDVVGFAPFINLQI encoded by the exons ATGATGAGTGTGACCCCGACCAGGGGATGCCTCCTGGACCTGCCGTGGGAAGACATCTTGGTTCCACATATTCTCTGTCATCTGCCACTGCAGCAACTCCTGAGCCTGCAGAGGGTCAGCAAGTCATTCCAGTCTCTCATCCAGCTGTACCTGGCCAACATGCGCTGCTTTGACTCAAGCCAG ATTGGACCTGCCATCCCTCGAGCTGCTTTTGTTAACCTGTTGAAGGACAACGAagttctgcagcagctggcactCCAGAACTGCTCCGACTGGCTGACGGACCAGGAACTGCTCCCGGTCATTGGGCAGAACCACCACCTGCACCAGATCCAGCTGAAGGGCTGCGCCCAGCTCAGCCGCCACGCGCTTGTGGCCATCTCGCTGAGCTGCCCCAACCTGCGCCAGCTCTCCCTGGCTCACTGTGAGTGGGTGGACAGCCTGTCCCTGCGCAGCCTGGCTGACCATTGCAAGGCGCTGGAGGCTGTGGACCTGACGGCCTGTCGCCAGCTGAAGGACGAGGCCATCTGCTACCTGGTGCAGAAGTGCGGCAGGCTCAAGTCTCTGTCACTGGCTGTCAATGCCAACGTGGGCGACATGGCAGTTGAGGAGACTGCCAagtgctgcccagagctggagcacttGGACCTCACAGGGTGTCTACGAGTCAAGAATGACTCCATCAG GGTCCTGGCTGAGTACTGTCCCAAGTTGCGCTCGCTGAAGGTCAAGCATTGCCATAACGTGGCTGAGTCCAGCTTGAGCATCCTCCGAAGCCGTGGGGTGGAGCTGGATGTGGAGCCTCCGCTGCAGAGGGCTCTCGTTCTGCTGCAGGATGTGGTTGGCTTCGCCCCTTTCATCAACCTTCAGATCtag
- the FBXL15 gene encoding F-box/LRR-repeat protein 15 isoform X1 translates to MRDRPPGPGRALGPGNGGSRCAPGNRGRGERRQPLCARQPGPWGTAAAAVRPATGAVGNGGSRCAPGSLGSCRAEPGELRPWGPEAAEASGSRCELILPGSCSSLALWYLMMSVTPTRGCLLDLPWEDILVPHILCHLPLQQLLSLQRVSKSFQSLIQLYLANMRCFDSSQIGPAIPRAAFVNLLKDNEVLQQLALQNCSDWLTDQELLPVIGQNHHLHQIQLKGCAQLSRHALVAISLSCPNLRQLSLAHCEWVDSLSLRSLADHCKALEAVDLTACRQLKDEAICYLVQKCGRLKSLSLAVNANVGDMAVEETAKCCPELEHLDLTGCLRVKNDSIRVLAEYCPKLRSLKVKHCHNVAESSLSILRSRGVELDVEPPLQRALVLLQDVVGFAPFINLQI, encoded by the exons ATGCGCGAccgcccgccggggccggggcgtGCGCTGGGACCGGGGAACGGCGGCAGCCGCTGTGCGCCCGGCAACCGGGGCCGTGGGGAACGGCGGCAGCCGCTGTGCGCCCGGCAACCGGGGCCGTGGGGAACGGCGGCAGCCGCTGTGCGCCCGGCAACCGGGGCCGTGGGGAACGGCGGCAGCCGCTGTGCGCCCGGGAGCCtaggcagctgcagggctgagccgGGGGAACTGAGGCCATGGGGACCTGAAGCGGCTG AGGCATCCGGCAGTAGGTGTGAGTTGATCTTGCCTGGCTCCTGCAGTAGCCTGGCTCTCTGGTATCTGATGATGAGTGTGACCCCGACCAGGGGATGCCTCCTGGACCTGCCGTGGGAAGACATCTTGGTTCCACATATTCTCTGTCATCTGCCACTGCAGCAACTCCTGAGCCTGCAGAGGGTCAGCAAGTCATTCCAGTCTCTCATCCAGCTGTACCTGGCCAACATGCGCTGCTTTGACTCAAGCCAG ATTGGACCTGCCATCCCTCGAGCTGCTTTTGTTAACCTGTTGAAGGACAACGAagttctgcagcagctggcactCCAGAACTGCTCCGACTGGCTGACGGACCAGGAACTGCTCCCGGTCATTGGGCAGAACCACCACCTGCACCAGATCCAGCTGAAGGGCTGCGCCCAGCTCAGCCGCCACGCGCTTGTGGCCATCTCGCTGAGCTGCCCCAACCTGCGCCAGCTCTCCCTGGCTCACTGTGAGTGGGTGGACAGCCTGTCCCTGCGCAGCCTGGCTGACCATTGCAAGGCGCTGGAGGCTGTGGACCTGACGGCCTGTCGCCAGCTGAAGGACGAGGCCATCTGCTACCTGGTGCAGAAGTGCGGCAGGCTCAAGTCTCTGTCACTGGCTGTCAATGCCAACGTGGGCGACATGGCAGTTGAGGAGACTGCCAagtgctgcccagagctggagcacttGGACCTCACAGGGTGTCTACGAGTCAAGAATGACTCCATCAG GGTCCTGGCTGAGTACTGTCCCAAGTTGCGCTCGCTGAAGGTCAAGCATTGCCATAACGTGGCTGAGTCCAGCTTGAGCATCCTCCGAAGCCGTGGGGTGGAGCTGGATGTGGAGCCTCCGCTGCAGAGGGCTCTCGTTCTGCTGCAGGATGTGGTTGGCTTCGCCCCTTTCATCAACCTTCAGATCtag